The genomic region GAAATAATATGCAGCCAGGGGGATTTGTTCAACAAAATAGAAAAAATAATTAAAGCGATACAGTCCTACTCACGCAGCAATGCGGATTTGACAAAGCTTTACAACGAAATGGCTACTGAAAATCACTCTGAACTTGTATGGAAGATAGTTTCCGATATGGAAGGTTTAACTGCCAAACTTTATTCGTCATTGATAGAACAAGCCCAACGGGAAGGTAAAATAAGGCAAGATGCTGACGCAAAATTATTTGCTTTCTTTCTAGACAATCTTTTTATGCTGTTGCAGTTTTCCTACTCCTGCGAATATTATAAAGAGCGCTTTAAGATGTTTGTGGATCAGGATATTTTTGATAAAGATGATTTAGTCGTAGAGCAACTGATGAAATTTATAAAGGGAGCTTTTTTCTGGAATAATCAATAAAAAATCCTTCAAATCATTGCATAGATGTGCAGTTATCAATAGTAACTTTACAAAAACACCATAGTTTTGACTGACTTTTTTATGCGTTAAGCTGAAAAGGAGGTTAATATATGGCCCTTCATGTGATCACATATGATGTAGGAACTACCGGAATAAAGACCTGTGTGTTTGAAATTTCCAACACGATAAAGCTTGTGGCCAGTGCCATGCAAGGCTACAACCTTTATATTATGAAAAACGGCGGCGCTGAACAGGACCCTTATGATTGGTGGAAAGCCATGTGCAGCACAACAAAAAAAGTGCTTGAACAAGGCAGTATTCCCGCTAAAGAAATAGAGGGAATCTCCTTTTGCTCTCAAATGCAAGGGCTTGTCCTTGTGGATAATGATGGTGAGCCTATACGCCCTGCGATGAGTTACATGGACCAGAGGGCAAAGGCTGAACTGATGGAAGGAATAGCTAACGGCCTACAAGTAGCTGGAGCAAACATATTCAAGCTTCTCAAATCTTTGAAAATCACCGGAGCTGTGGCAGCTAGCGCAAAAGATCCTGTATGGAAGTACAAATGGGTGGAACGCCATGAACCTGATAACTTCAAAAAAGTATATAAATGGTTGGATGTAAAAGAGTTCTTAATTTGTAAATGCACCGGCAAATTTGTAATGACACAAGATAGTGCTTTTGCTACGCTGCTCTATGATACTCGAAAAGGCAGAGAAGGCTTTAGCAAAGAAATATGTAAAATGCTTGAGGTCAATATGGAACATCTCCCTGAAATAGTCAATTGCACTGACATGGTAGGATGTGTAACAGACCAGGCCGCCATTCAGCTAGGCATAAAAAAAGGTACTCCTGTATTCGGTGGTGGCGGAGACGCATCCCTTATAGGTATAGGTGCAGGTGCAGTTGAACAAGGCAGCACCCATATATATATAGGCACTTCCGGCTGGGTTTCAACTGTGGTTGACAAACAGATTGTAGACACTCAATCTATGATAGCATCTATAGTTGGTGCAAACCCTAAATCCTTCAACTATTTCGCCGAACTTGAAACGGCAGGCAAATGTCTGGAGTGGATAAAGGATTATCTGGCGCTGGATAAGTATGATTATATGATGCATTTAATAAAAGATGTTCCTGCTGGCAGCCATGGAGTTATTTTTACTCCATGGCTACACGGCAATCGATGCCCTTTCGAGGATTCTAACGCACGTGGAATATTTTTTAATATAAGTCTAGCTACAGGTAGAAACCAACTGATACACGCCGTCATTGAAGGGGTTTGTTATCATTTGAGATGGCAGCTGGAAGCTCAAGAAAAAAAAGTGAAAACCTCTAATACGATACGCTTTGTAGGTGGAGGTGCTTTAGCTCCACTTACCTGCCAGGTTCTTTCAGACGTGATCGGCCGTCAAATCCAAACAGTAGATAATCCCCAAAACGTAGGCGCAGTCGGTGCAGCGGCAGTTGCAGCAGTTGGGATTGGTATGATAAACAAGATAGAAGATGTGAAAAACTTAATCAAAACCAGAAAACACTATTACCCCAATGCCAGCAACAAGTCGGCTCATGACAAACACTTTAGAGTATTCAAAACCTTATACAAAAATAATAGAAAGAGCTTTGGCATTCTAAATAGACAAGTCCATTGATACAATAAATATAATCAGTGCATGATAGCAATAAAAAAGAACAGGCTTAAGCCTGTTCTTTTTTATCTAGCCATCTTTTCTATGTCGCTATCCACATCAGTGATTCCTGCTATTCCGAACTTTTCTACCAATACATTAACAACATTAGACGATAGAAATGCTGGCAGTGTAGGTCCAAGATGGATGTTCTTAACTCCTAAATACAGCAGCGCAAGCAACACTATCACAGCTTTCTGTTCATACCATGCGATATTGTAGGATATGGGAAGCTCATTTATATCCTCCAACCCAAAGGCCTCTTTCAGCTTAAGTGCTGTGAGTGCAAGAGAATATGAATCGTTGCATTGTCCTGCGTCCAATACTCTTGGGATCCCTCCTATATCCCCTAAATTCAGTTTATTATACCTGTACTTAGCACAACCTGCAGTCAATATAACAGTATCTTCAGGCAGCTTTTGTGCAAATTCTGAATAATATTCCCTGCTCTTCATTCGCCCATCACACCCGGCCATCACGATAAACTTCTTTATAGCCCCGCTGTTTATAGCCTCCACTACCTTATCCGCTACGCTGTCTATTGTATTGTGTGCAAAACCGCCTACAATCTTTCCATCTTCTAATCTTTCAGGAGGAGCACACTTTTTAGCCTGCTCTATTATCTCAGAAAAATCTTTTTGTTTTCCATCTTTTCTATCAGGTATGTGCTTTACATCTTCAAATCCTACTACATCTGTAGTATACAATCTATCCTTGTAGGATGCTTTAGGCGGAACAAGGCAGTTTGTAGTCATCAGTATAGGACCGTTAAACTTTTCAAACTCCTCATTTTGCTTCCACCATGCATTTCCATAATTACCTACGAAATTAGGATACTTCTTAAAGGCAGGATAGTAATTGGCAGGAAGCATCTCACCGTGAGTATATACATCAACACCTGTTCCCTGCGTTTGCTCCAGCAGCTCTTCCAAATCCTTGAGGTCGTGTCCACTTATCAAAATACCGGGATTCTGTCCTACTCCTATATCTACTTCAGTTACTTCAGGATTGCCATAGGTCGTTGTGTTTGCTTTATCTAAAAGAGCCATAGCATCTACGCCATATTTCCCGCATTCCATGATCAATCCTAATAATTCTTCAACACCTATATCCTCTCTCAAAGTTTCAACCAGAGCCTTCTGCATAAAATTGTATATTTGCTCTTCTTGATATCCTAATACCTCTGCATGATGTACATATGCTGCCATACCTTTAATGCCGTATATCAATAACTCCTTTAACGACCTTATGTCCTCATTTTCTACCGAAAGTATGCCTACTTGTTCAACTTTGCTTTCAAAATCTTCTTGAGTTTCTCCTTGCCAAAGGGCAGCATCTGGAACATCATCTGCCAATTGACAGCCTTGATCTTCAATCTCTTTTTTGATGTCCTCCCTTAACGCTAAAGCCTGTTTAATCTTATCCATAAACACTTTCTTATCAAAATTTACATTGGTGATAGTGGAAAATAATCCTTGAACGATAAATTTATCAGCATCTTCCCTGTGGATGCCACACCCTTTGGCCTTATTATTGTAAAAAGCAATGCCTTTCAAAGTATATATCAATAAGTCTTGAAGGCCGGCCACATCCTGAGTCTTTCCACATACTCCTCTCACAGTACATCCTTTGCCTTTAACAGTTTCTTGACATTGATAACAGAACATTTTGATACCCCCATTTTTTTATTTTAAATAATTTATAAGTTCACTTAATTTCTTGCTAGCTAAATATTGTTTAAACTGTTGATTTAATTGCTGAGGCACTCCTCCAAATAAACACTTTTTAAAAGCGCATACCTTGCAGTTTGCCGGACATTTTTGTTCATTCGGTATCGGGCCTTCTATAGCAGTATAAATATCCAAAAGTTTGATCTGTTCCGGAGGCTTAGCAAGATAAAACCCTCCTTTAGGTCCTCGCACCGAACGTATAAAATTAGTTTTTACCAGTCTTTGCATCACTTTTGATACATGAAATTCTGATGCCCCGATCTTTTGCGATATCTTTTTGGCATTCAAATTTCCATCTTTCTGTGCGGCAATCAACACCATGCTGTGCAAAGCTATAGAAACCATCTCCGACATGTGCACAACTCCCGGCAAAATTAACCACCTCCTATTTGAGTATTGTAATACCTAAATACCTGTTTGTCAAGAATAATTAAAAAAAACTGCGGTTTCCCCGCAATTTTTTTAATCTATAAATCTCCAATTGTTAAATACCCCGTCAGATTCCATCTTTATAATACTGTCCTGTGATCCGTTTTCAAAAGCAGGCATCGCCTGTCCCGCTTTTAAATATATAGAATTATTTCTAAAATAATATATCCCATCCCTAGATGCTATTTCCTTAGGCCTCAGATAACTTGCCAAACAAATCACCTTCCCACTATATTTTGTCGTTTCATTTATTATTATTAGTTTTTATTGAATAAAATAAACTCGGATTTTTAAAATAATAAAAATTAAATTGTCTTTTAAAACTTTATTATAGGAAGTATATACAAAATATCCGCTAGCCTTTGAAATATAGTCAATTATAAAAAACATTATAAAGCGCTTATTTTCTTTACTTCTTCCATTTCCTTTTTATCCAACTCTTCCATCAGTTTTTGTCCTTCCAGCAAATTTATCTCCGACTGGAACTTATCCATGATGATAAGGATGGATTTTTCAAAATCAATCAGTTCCTGCCTAGCCCGCTCAAATCTTTTTTTGTACTTTTTCTTTTCCAACTCAATTTTTTCAATTTCTTGCATAGTCTTTAATTTGGTTTCCTCTATTATAGCCTCAGCCTTTTGTTCCGCCTTAACTAATGCATTGCATATAAATTTTTCATTCTCCTTTATCTTCTCTGTTTCTAATCTAGCAGTCTCAAGACTTTGCTTTAAACTCCTATTTTCCTCATTTAGGTCCAATATTCTGTCTCTCTGTCTGGAGAGGTTGTCCT from Clostridia bacterium harbors:
- a CDS encoding TetR/AcrR family transcriptional regulator, whose amino-acid sequence is MAFNYHKESFDRIPEEKRNKILKAAINEFAEHGFDGANINYIAERAGISIGSMYTYFSSKEDLYLTTIHLGVETLKTVLEEIICSQGDLFNKIEKIIKAIQSYSRSNADLTKLYNEMATENHSELVWKIVSDMEGLTAKLYSSLIEQAQREGKIRQDADAKLFAFFLDNLFMLLQFSYSCEYYKERFKMFVDQDIFDKDDLVVEQLMKFIKGAFFWNNQ
- a CDS encoding FGGY-family carbohydrate kinase, with the translated sequence MALHVITYDVGTTGIKTCVFEISNTIKLVASAMQGYNLYIMKNGGAEQDPYDWWKAMCSTTKKVLEQGSIPAKEIEGISFCSQMQGLVLVDNDGEPIRPAMSYMDQRAKAELMEGIANGLQVAGANIFKLLKSLKITGAVAASAKDPVWKYKWVERHEPDNFKKVYKWLDVKEFLICKCTGKFVMTQDSAFATLLYDTRKGREGFSKEICKMLEVNMEHLPEIVNCTDMVGCVTDQAAIQLGIKKGTPVFGGGGDASLIGIGAGAVEQGSTHIYIGTSGWVSTVVDKQIVDTQSMIASIVGANPKSFNYFAELETAGKCLEWIKDYLALDKYDYMMHLIKDVPAGSHGVIFTPWLHGNRCPFEDSNARGIFFNISLATGRNQLIHAVIEGVCYHLRWQLEAQEKKVKTSNTIRFVGGGALAPLTCQVLSDVIGRQIQTVDNPQNVGAVGAAAVAAVGIGMINKIEDVKNLIKTRKHYYPNASNKSAHDKHFRVFKTLYKNNRKSFGILNRQVH
- the hcp gene encoding hydroxylamine reductase codes for the protein MKMFCYQCQETVKGKGCTVRGVCGKTQDVAGLQDLLIYTLKGIAFYNNKAKGCGIHREDADKFIVQGLFSTITNVNFDKKVFMDKIKQALALREDIKKEIEDQGCQLADDVPDAALWQGETQEDFESKVEQVGILSVENEDIRSLKELLIYGIKGMAAYVHHAEVLGYQEEQIYNFMQKALVETLREDIGVEELLGLIMECGKYGVDAMALLDKANTTTYGNPEVTEVDIGVGQNPGILISGHDLKDLEELLEQTQGTGVDVYTHGEMLPANYYPAFKKYPNFVGNYGNAWWKQNEEFEKFNGPILMTTNCLVPPKASYKDRLYTTDVVGFEDVKHIPDRKDGKQKDFSEIIEQAKKCAPPERLEDGKIVGGFAHNTIDSVADKVVEAINSGAIKKFIVMAGCDGRMKSREYYSEFAQKLPEDTVILTAGCAKYRYNKLNLGDIGGIPRVLDAGQCNDSYSLALTALKLKEAFGLEDINELPISYNIAWYEQKAVIVLLALLYLGVKNIHLGPTLPAFLSSNVVNVLVEKFGIAGITDVDSDIEKMAR
- a CDS encoding Rrf2 family transcriptional regulator produces the protein MSEMVSIALHSMVLIAAQKDGNLNAKKISQKIGASEFHVSKVMQRLVKTNFIRSVRGPKGGFYLAKPPEQIKLLDIYTAIEGPIPNEQKCPANCKVCAFKKCLFGGVPQQLNQQFKQYLASKKLSELINYLK